One region of Gymnogyps californianus isolate 813 chromosome 28, ASM1813914v2, whole genome shotgun sequence genomic DNA includes:
- the PSMC5 gene encoding 26S proteasome regulatory subunit 8, translated as MPAEKMAVDGPEQMEMDDGKGGTGLRQYYLSKIEELQLIVNEKSQNLRRLQAQRNELNAKVRLLREELQLLQEQGSYVGEVVRAMDKKKVLVKVHPEGKFVVDVDKNIDINDVTPNCRVALRNDSYTLHKILPNKVDPLVSLMMVEKVPDSTYEMIGGLDKQIKEIKEVIELPVKHPELFEALGIAQPKGVLLYGPPGTGKTLLARAVAHHTDCTFIRVSGSELVQKFIGEGARMVRELFVMAREHAPSIIFMDEIDSIGSSRLEGGSGGDSEVQRTMLELLNQLDGFEATKNIKVIMATNRIDILDSALLRPGRIDRKIEFPPPNEEARLDILKIHSRKMNLTRGINLRKIAELMPGASGAEVKGVCTEAGMYALRERRVHVTQEDFEMAVAKVMQKDSEKNMSIKKLWK; from the exons ATGCCGGCGGAGAAGATGGCGGTGGACGGGCCCGAGCAG ATGGAGATGGATGATGGGAAAGGTGGCACAGGGCTCCGGCAGTACTACCTGTCCAAGATCGAGGAGCTGCAG CTCATCGTGAACGAGAAGAGCCAGAACCTGCGGCGCCTGCAAGCGCAGAGAAATGAGTTGAACGCTAAGG TGCGCCTGCTGCgggaggagctgcagctgctgcaggagcagggctccTATGTGGGAGAAGTGGTGAGAGCCATGGACAAGAAGAAAGTGCTCGTCAAG GTGCACCCGGAGGGGAAGTTTGTGGTGGACGTGGACAAGAACATCGACATTAATGAC GTGACCCCAAACTGCCGCGTGGCCCTGCGCAACGACAGCTACACGCTGCACAAGATCCTGCCCAACAAAGTGGACCCTCTCGTGTCCCTGATGATGGTGGAGAAGGTTCCGGATTCCACTTACGAGATGATAGGGGGCTTGGACAAGCAGATAAAGGAGATCAAGGAAGTGATCGAGCTGCCGGTCAAGCACCCCGAGCTGTTCGAGGCGCTGGGGATCGCCCAGCCCAAG GGTGTGCTGCTCTACGGACCCCCCGGCACAGGCAAGACCTTGCTGGCCAGGGCTGTGGCCCACCACACCGACTGCACCTTCATCCGCGTCTCGGGCTCCGAGCTGGTGCAGAAGTTCATCGGTGAAG GCGCCCGCATGGTGCGGGAGCTGTTTGTGATGGCCCGGGAACACGCTCCCTCCATCATCTTCATGGATGAGATCGACTCCATCGGCTCCTCCCGCCTGGAGGGGGGCTCTGGCGGAGACAGCGAGGTGCAGCGCACGATGCTGGAGCTCCTCAACCAGCTCGACGGCTTTGAGGCCACCAAGAACATCAAG GTGATCATGGCCACGAACCGGATTGACATCCTGGACTCGGCTCTGCTGCGCCCTGGCCGCATCGACAGGAAGATCGAGTTCCCCCCTCCCAACGAGGAG gcCCGCCTGGACATCCTCAAGATCCACTCGCGGAAAATGAACCTGACGCGGGGCATCAACCTGCGGAAGATCGCGGAGCTGATGCCAGGGGCGTCGGGCGCGGAAGTGAAG GGGGTGTGCACGGAAGCTGGCATGTACGCTCTGAGAGAGAGGCGGGTGCACGTCACACAAGAAGACTTTGAAATGGCTGTTGCCAAG gtgATGCAGAAGGACAGCGAGAAGAACATGTCCATCAAGAAGCTGTGGAAGTAG